ACAGAGATCTGGTACTATGCATACCctcaaatgtaaacatttttatgtagtttatatttaaatattatatttttcagcAAAATCTTTCTCTGCCTCCCACAAGATGAGATACAATTGGTGTAGAATATAGTATTTAAAACAAGACTTTAGCATTAAGAGTGAGAATAGTTAATTCAATTGGTACTATATTAATTGTTAATCTtatgtcttattttatttgttaattgcTCTGGCAGTCTTGTGATAACATATAAACACGAGAGTAATTGAAAGTCAGCATTGAATGGGCATTGGAGCGGAATATTTTCCATGGTGTTCAATATGTTTAGCCCGAGGCTAATTTTAGGAATGAAAGTGCAAATTGAAATGTCCTGCATATGGCAGGTGAAATATATCAATAGCTGAATTAGTAAAGATTGTGTGGATGTATGTGCTACTTCgctctttgaaaataataatagctaTTCTAACATTcacttcaaaataattaaaagataaaacacCATATTATGAAGAGACATGAAATATggatatattttctgaatatgaATGATCTCAATTACATGAATTATTTGAcatcataatcataaataaaataaaaactattaaaaGATTACACAATACAACAGACAGTTGAAGCAAAACATGATGATAGTTTTACTTTATTTCAAGAGGAGGAACATTGACCATTAACAAATGAAAGAGTTCTGTACAATTTGGAGGATGGAAAGCACCATTTTAGTCATTCTTTGGTTTAACAGAAAAAGacatacaatgtttttttaaaaaaaaaagatctgtaaAAAATGATATggcaaactttaaaaataagctGTTCCAGCAGTCTTGTTCAAGTTGTTATaaaacatgtatgcatgcaaTAAAGCCagctttaaaaagaataatgatCGTGCTTAAAATGATAAGAACCAACGAAATAAGGGATGTACCATAGTAGTATAGCACTATGCTTAGCACTAGCTATTGTTCTTTGTTACACTCAACACAACATTTAACGATCATCGGTAAATCCCAAAACAGTAAGTCCACTTCAGCAGTAAACTCTGCTTGGATTAAAAACTCATTTGTAAACCTAGGGACTTCTATTCTTCTAGAATTTCTACACGTAACAATTCAAGTGGTATCGTGGGGCACAAGCAAGCTGTTTTGCTTTCCTGTGTTTGATTATATTTGATAGCAAAGGGTGAGTAACGCTGCCTGAATTGGCGTTTGTCAGTGTTGTCATGCAATGTAATCTGAGTGGCATCTCACTTTGTGTGTGGAAGCGTGGAAAAGTATATGACAAATCCCTCTTAGTCCTCTTAATAATCTAACAAGTTACATTAAAGAATCCCATTATCAGCACAGACTCAACAAACTGATCAAGTGGATGACATTCATATGGGAAAATAACGTGACAGTCAAAacaatatttggacagtgacacaatttttgttatttcagctctgtactccagcatgcTGGCCAAACAGCAAACACCAAACACCCAAGTGTCCAATTACTTTCGGTCccccaaaatggggggactatgtataaaagggaCTGTATATTCCAACACAGATCGTCCTATATGAATGTACACACCCTCAAATAAAATCTGACAGTCTGTACTTAagcctcatattcattatttcaactccaatgtgctggagcagagctaaaacaacaacaaaaaagtgtcactgtccaaatacgtaTGTGCAGCTTGAATGCTTAATTTGCAAGGCAGATTGGATGGATTTTTCAAGATCTAACATCTAAAAATTGTACATCCATATTTCAACAACCATTCCTTTAACCCCAATCTCACAGAAATAATATATGTCTAAGATACTCGCTCGGCGAGCCTATCTTGTGTGAGCCTGGGTCCTGCATTCAAAATGCAAGCAAAGGTATTCATTAGCATATCGCCCTCAACAAAAGCAGTGTCAACAACAGCTGTCCGTTAAAAGTAGACATTCTCTTGTGTAGAGAACATAGACCCTATTCACAATGTGCTGTCACTGGGGCCACACTGGGTAGTGTACACAATCACAGACGTCAACGTATCCACAGCATGCTCAATTTCCACAAGTGAAATTATGAATTAAACTAACTAATgaatttacagcatagcagcaGGAAGACAACAACGGCTGACCTCGGTTAATAAGCAATAGTGACAGGCATTTTTGTATGGCGCAGAGTTAAAATAATATGAGTATAAAACCATTACATGAGTATACAATATTTGACAAGATGAGAAAGTGAGGTGGACAGGATAATACACAAGATGTACTTTTACCAAATGTCATACCTGCACTTTATTTAAGATGCAGGGCAGTAAGCATGTTTTTGGGCCCTGTTTGAACAAATGCAGTTGACTTCGCATGGAGTTGGGGCTGAagcattcattcataatttattatttgcaAATTAATTATTGCACACCACATGAATTCAATTTGCAATGGAAAAATGTTCTGATGGAGCTGGAAGCCTGTAGCTGCATTCTTGCACAAAGGTCTATTCAATCTaaacaaaaaatgcactgtGTCCATATCTttgaaaaactaatttaatCAAAGATGTGGTGATTAGCATCttttacatatacagtacagaccaaaagtattaggccactcgtagttaaaaaaaaaaactttaggttgagaagaattcagtttatatatgcacatttactgAATAACAAACTAAAGTATGTTTTTCCAGTTCTAcctgcaataacacaaaaagataacttttacttaaaaataatcttagacctTACTTCCCTCGAAATAGCCTCATTTGGCTTTAAGtacaattaaatttattattggaagtctatccaatcttTATGCAAAGTGGGAGGTAGAGGAGacattaaattgagtgaaatcttacATGCcataagctttttttaaaaaccccaggtagcctaatactttCAGCCTGTAGTGAAAGGAAAATTggcactaaagttgcaagaaatgTGGCAAAGAAGGGGGAGTCAGGCTTAGATATTTGGGGCAAAATAAAcattgtggcaagaaggttattcccagtgagaaattggAAAGAATCTTAAGATTttcaggtgcagtgttcagtacacactcagaaggttCCAGCTGGTGGGCAGTAATGTTAGCAGGAGAAGACCATCAAAGATTGAAAAATGGCAGATGCATATTCTTTTAGACCAACAGATCATAGTTGCCGTTTCACTGTAGTCTGGAACTGGCTTCTCTCTAGCTGCATTCAGTTCTCCCTGTAGTCGTAGTGCAATTTTGCAATGCTTTCTTTTGCTAGACACAAGATATTTATctactgcctcttgatcttcctggtcttgtcctgttaacattactgcccatcagctggtaacttctgagtgtgtactgaacacagctccTAGAAATTTTAAGTTTCTTTGCAGTTTCCAAGGGTAATATCCATGGCACTATATGTTTACTTGACCCGGCACATCTAAGCATAACACCATCTTCTTTGCCATTAATACAAAATACAGTATTAataatgtggaaaaatgtggaaaaatgtcaatttcagtGTTGGCATTGATAATGTCAggtaaattataattattcaatttttaacattaaatatacCTGCATGCGTTTTCTTCAATCTGCATTTTCGGCCAGTACAGTTGTCACTGGGTAAGTCTAGTAAATTCACTGATACCTGGTTGAAGTTTCCAAAATTCCACAAAGTTTCACATCTTTCCATTTCCAATTCCCATTCTTTCTCTGTAATCTAATTTAGATATATACTACAGTAAATTATGTATGCAGCAGTTTACCACTCTCATTGCAGTTTGAATTGTAGGTGCATGTCAACATAGTACTTCCACTCATTGCAGATAATATTAGCAAGCGATAATATTGAcctactttcactttgttgcaACAGGTCCAAAGTGGTTTCACTAATACCAAGCCTTGAGATTCCAAGCTCTCATCAGGGTatttcaatatttgtccttCTTTCCTTTGCAAAAGCACAAATCCCTAAGGGCCACCCTTAACCATCTTTCAGACGATTTGCTTTAATATAAGTCGAAAACAACAGAAGCCAGTCTGAAGTATACAACACAGTTGCCATAGAGATGAAAAATCTGTTCCAatacaaacaatataaaaatttgaaagaaaaataaaagacacaATGCACTAAACGGCTTAATTCACGGCACACACGTCTTACTTTTATAGCATAACCAGATGCaatggggatgggagggggaggagggagactgGACATTGTCTTCCTGGTAAAACACTGGGAACACGAGATACAAATGTAGTGCAAACCTGTTGCCAGGGGCTGTGCTCTGTGGTATCTGCCAAGGAATCCCTACGGAGTACCTGGGAAAGAGCTAACATAGGATCGGAAAACTACACGGTCGCCCGCTGCGATGTCAGGTGCCAACTCGCCATGCAAAAGAACTCCAAGGgctgaggagagggagatgggagagagggagcgagaaagggagggagggaacggTCAAGCCTTCCTCTGTCGGCCATCCCTCTGCGTGTTCTTGCTTCTGGTGGTTTTCCTGGAGGTCCCCGTGGTTGCGCTCGAACCCTTGGGGTTCAGTCTGGGgctcctctgctgctgctcttgcaAGCGTTGTTCCCAGCGCTTTGGGGAATAGGGAAAGTCACACTTACAAAGTTACATCACACCCGACCCTACTTGGTCTGTCATAGCTGGCATCTCTTTGGGGATTTGGGCTTACCACATTTGGAGATGGTAGCAATTTCTTCTCATTTAAATTAGCAACCAAaagttaatatatatatattatatatatattaaaaaatgtaaacttgaCAAGAAGAATTTTAATTTCAAGGCTATCGTCATGAGCTGTGCCTTTAAAAGTGCTTTAATGAGTTACAAATGTTGGCAAACTGTTTGGTTTCAAGCCTCTCCTTTCCCCTGCTACATTTGAGGTGCACTAAGATCAAACAGTTTTCAAACATTTCCATTATGAAGCCATTACTGGGCATTGACATGAGCTTTTTAGTTTGAAAACTGTTCAGTTCACTGAATGAacttacaaaatgtatttcagtcagTTGAATTCATTTCATAGAGATACACCGCTGCAAACTGCTTACACTGCCTTTCAGGCAGCCAGTAATTACATTTCACAGTACAGCACATAATGTCTCAACACCAAAATGAGCCGGATgtgtcaaacatttttttttttcatggacaACCACATGCATTTAACTGGCCCTTGTTGGGTCAATTCTCATCACAGAGATATTCTATTAAATTCCTAAATTCCTAATTATATTACATGTGAACCGCTACAAATAAAACGTTTAATGtatgacacagcacacagctggtgTCTCAGTTTTGGAAAGAAAATCTTACCTTGTATCTCTTCACCAGTTGGTCTTTCCATCTTTCCACAAGACACCCGTCGAGCAGCATCAGCCTAAAGTGACAGTGGCACTTGAGTGTACCCCCATACACCACACCGGTCATGCATGGTTCAAGTGCAAGTATGCGCCTGTATGTATTTTAACATGGTTCAAAAGGTCATGGCCATCCCAGCAGGAGGAAATCATTTTACAACAAACCTTGTAGGGCACGTGGATGTTATTTAATGTTGTCAGTTTATCATTTGAACATCACGAAATCCCAGATGAAAAAACCAATCATCCTCAGGAGTTGTTGCATTTATCGTAACTAATATTGCTGGGACGCTGAAATATGTTGGGTGTGAAAACCAAAAAGTGCCATTTAAAATGACCCTTACCTTGAGCGCCACTCATAGCACATGATAATCACTTCTTGGTTAAGTGGGAGATGCGGGCAGTTGCACGAGGAATTGGTTATCAAAGGAACATGTGCTCTTGGGATCGGGGTGGAAGACTTGAACGCTTCCCTCACTTCCACAACGGTGGTTATCTCCTGGCAGCTAGTCCGGCTTGCACCTTTAACTTTTGCATGAATAACTGCAAGAGTGAAGATGGCATTCGTTAAAGAAATGAAAGGCCTAACATACGTTTAAAGGTTGAGCGTGTATCATAGAAAATATAAAACCaatcataaaacattaaaactgatATTACTTACCATAATTGTACTTCTTTTCAATGTATGTTGTAAGCGTTGGTTTTATTTTACGGCACCTGCAGCGATCTGTTGAAACCcgttttaatattcatatttttcgttttttctctccttcaaaATATGAGGATATCGTTTAAAACTATGTTTTATAAAGAGTGAATCAGGAAACTCACCGGAATTCCAGCTTTTGCAATCTGATGGTTGTGGTTTTTCCAGCACAACATCACGTGAAAAATCAACCCATTTAGCATctagagaaaaaataaatgtttttttttaaacatcagtaGTGTTACCAGATGTTTTCAAACACGTTACATAGTAGCTGTAATTATTGTCCTTGCATACAAATCTACCATGATTCACTGTTAAGTCTTCTGAACTTGAAATAGTAGACTATTCTACATACAGACTCTCTACAGCAGCAAGTGCAGCAATTGCGCACCACTCAGAAGGGGTGTGTATAAGAGCGGGACTCACCTTCGGGTAAATCAGTAACAATGGCTTCAGGAGAGATGCAGACCCCTCGATCATATACAGGTAAGTCGTCGCACG
This is a stretch of genomic DNA from Anguilla rostrata isolate EN2019 chromosome 4, ASM1855537v3, whole genome shotgun sequence. It encodes these proteins:
- the LOC135252568 gene encoding secreted frizzled-related protein 4-like, with translation MDMFSIAAAVLCLWIGAGVVVCGAPCEPVNIPMCKNMPWNITRMPNHLHHSTQENAVLAIEQYEELVDINCSPVLRFFLCAMYAPICTLEFLHDPIKPCKSVCQRARDGCEPIMRRYNHSWPESLACDDLPVYDRGVCISPEAIVTDLPEDAKWVDFSRDVVLEKPQPSDCKSWNSDRCRCRKIKPTLTTYIEKKYNYVIHAKVKGASRTSCQEITTVVEVREAFKSSTPIPRAHVPLITNSSCNCPHLPLNQEVIIMCYEWRSRLMLLDGCLVERWKDQLVKRYKRWEQRLQEQQQRSPRLNPKGSSATTGTSRKTTRSKNTQRDGRQRKA